A window of the Synechococcus sp. LTW-R genome harbors these coding sequences:
- a CDS encoding lysylphosphatidylglycerol synthase domain-containing protein encodes MAGGAAVIERLRRVALPGGARLWLTAASVAFVVSAVVSHGSQLLQLSLDRQSWLWLALGLGLSALSLVVNGLAWGVVLRWLGAMPRWTPVVLLFLESNLRKYLPGGVWHLLARLRALRAGGPCRQPLSGRQALGAVLLDPLLMAVAALALVALGGGVSLLALLPLLALLPRWLNPLLEGLERRRAKALEVDLSDLRSGSLRLPGYPWVPLAAELVFVLCRFAGFACCVQAFDLAFQLDWLGWLSGFALAWTAGLVVPAAPGGLGVFEAVLVLRLAAAVPEAPLLAVALSYRLVVSLADLLMAATARRDLAALRNSGYC; translated from the coding sequence GTGGCGGGAGGAGCAGCGGTGATCGAGCGGCTCAGACGGGTCGCGCTGCCCGGGGGCGCCCGGCTGTGGTTGACCGCCGCCAGTGTTGCCTTTGTGGTCTCTGCGGTGGTGTCCCACGGCAGTCAGTTGCTGCAGTTGAGCCTGGATCGTCAGTCGTGGCTCTGGCTGGCCTTGGGCTTGGGTCTGAGTGCCTTGAGCCTGGTGGTCAATGGCCTGGCCTGGGGGGTGGTGCTGCGCTGGCTTGGGGCGATGCCCCGCTGGACGCCCGTGGTGTTGCTCTTTCTGGAGTCCAACCTGCGCAAGTACCTGCCTGGTGGGGTCTGGCACCTGCTGGCTCGGCTGCGGGCCCTGCGCGCGGGGGGACCCTGCCGGCAACCGCTGAGTGGGCGCCAGGCCCTTGGGGCGGTGCTGCTCGATCCGTTGTTGATGGCCGTGGCGGCCTTGGCGTTGGTGGCCCTGGGGGGTGGTGTCTCCTTGCTGGCCTTGCTGCCCCTGTTGGCCTTACTGCCCCGTTGGCTGAACCCGCTGCTGGAGGGTTTGGAGCGTCGCCGCGCGAAGGCCCTCGAGGTGGATCTCTCGGACCTGCGTTCGGGAAGCCTGCGCCTTCCGGGCTATCCCTGGGTCCCCCTGGCGGCGGAGTTGGTCTTTGTCCTGTGCCGCTTTGCCGGGTTTGCCTGCTGCGTTCAAGCCTTTGATCTGGCTTTCCAGCTGGATTGGCTCGGCTGGTTGTCGGGTTTTGCCCTGGCCTGGACCGCCGGTTTAGTCGTGCCGGCGGCCCCTGGCGGCTTGGGGGTGTTTGAAGCGGTCTTGGTGCTGCGCCTGGCCGCCGCCGTTCCCGAGGCTCCGCTGCTGGCCGTCGCCTTGAGCTATCGACTCGTGGTGTCTTTGGCGGATCTGTTGATGGCGGCCACCGCCCGCCGGGACCTGGCGGCGCTTCGCAACAGTGGGTATTGTTGA
- a CDS encoding GTP-binding protein: protein MSSSLMDQAHSGLPVTILTGFLGAGKTTLLNHILSNQQGVKTAVLVNEFGEIGIDNDLIIATSDDMVELSNGCICCSINGELLDAVYRILDRPDPVDYLVVETTGLADPLPVAMTFIGSDLRDQTRLDSIITLVDAENFSDEILVGEVARAQVVYGDILLLNKCDLVSEERLTAVEEKLREIKTDARILRSVKGEVSLPLLLSVGLFESDKVAAQQNHDDCDHDHGHCVHEHDHDHSHDHHDHDHSHAHDHRHSHDHSHADHLAIEGFTSLSFDSADPFSLRKFQNFLDNQLPAGVFRAKGILWFNESSKRHVFHLAGKRFSIDDSEWSKPSDRKNQLVVIGKNLDHAKIRKQLQACVAKDAGKGFS, encoded by the coding sequence ATGAGCAGCAGCCTGATGGATCAGGCCCATAGCGGGCTCCCCGTCACCATCCTGACGGGCTTCCTTGGCGCGGGAAAAACCACGCTGCTGAACCACATTCTCAGCAACCAGCAGGGTGTCAAAACCGCTGTTCTAGTGAACGAGTTCGGTGAGATCGGCATCGACAACGATCTGATCATCGCCACCAGCGATGACATGGTCGAACTCAGCAATGGCTGCATCTGCTGCTCCATCAACGGGGAGCTGCTGGACGCTGTCTATCGAATCCTCGATCGTCCGGATCCCGTCGACTATCTGGTCGTGGAAACCACGGGTCTCGCCGACCCGCTGCCGGTGGCCATGACCTTCATTGGAAGTGATCTACGGGATCAGACCCGGCTCGACTCGATCATCACCCTGGTCGATGCCGAGAACTTCAGCGACGAAATCCTTGTTGGGGAAGTGGCCCGGGCCCAGGTGGTCTATGGCGACATCCTTTTGCTCAACAAGTGCGACCTGGTCAGCGAGGAGCGCCTCACTGCCGTGGAGGAGAAGCTGCGGGAGATCAAAACCGATGCGCGGATCCTGCGCTCGGTCAAAGGGGAGGTCAGCCTGCCGCTCCTGCTCAGCGTTGGCCTCTTTGAGAGCGACAAGGTGGCCGCGCAGCAAAACCACGACGACTGCGACCACGACCACGGTCACTGCGTGCATGAGCACGATCACGACCATTCCCACGATCACCACGACCACGATCACAGCCATGCCCACGATCACCGGCACTCCCACGACCATTCCCACGCCGATCACCTCGCCATCGAGGGATTCACGTCCCTCTCCTTTGACAGCGCAGACCCCTTCTCCCTAAGGAAGTTTCAGAACTTCCTCGACAACCAGCTGCCCGCCGGTGTCTTCCGCGCCAAGGGAATCCTCTGGTTCAACGAGAGCAGCAAGCGCCACGTCTTCCACCTGGCTGGCAAGCGCTTCTCCATCGACGACAGCGAGTGGAGCAAGCCCAGCGACCGCAAGAACCAGTTGGTCGTGATCGGGAAGAACCTCGACCACGCCAAGATCCGCAAGCAACTCCAGGCCTGCGTCGCCAAGGATGCAGGCAAGGGTTTCTCCTAA
- a CDS encoding HupE/UreJ family protein: MTSKLTRSLLSSAAAGLSLSLLSVLPAGAHGGAEHGVIDGALHPLLGLDHLLMLVAIGLCAAQAGRQILGYALAGALIGSVFGSFGGQLPGAEVLAALALSAVAAVLVLVLRGLCSRQILALTVAGGVSVHALLHGLESSGSSFWWAGALLGSVAVVGASAWLSQRLERGGASLGAALLALAGGLLALAPL; this comes from the coding sequence ATGACCTCCAAACTGACCCGATCACTGCTGAGCAGCGCCGCCGCCGGTCTCAGCCTGAGCCTGCTGTCGGTGCTGCCCGCCGGCGCCCATGGCGGCGCCGAGCACGGAGTCATCGATGGCGCCCTGCACCCGCTGCTGGGTCTGGACCACCTGCTGATGCTGGTGGCCATTGGCCTCTGCGCCGCCCAGGCAGGCCGCCAAATCCTGGGTTACGCCCTGGCCGGAGCGCTGATCGGCTCGGTCTTCGGCAGCTTCGGCGGTCAACTGCCTGGAGCCGAAGTGCTGGCAGCCCTGGCGCTCTCCGCCGTGGCCGCCGTCTTGGTTCTGGTGCTGCGCGGTCTCTGCAGCCGTCAGATCCTGGCCCTGACCGTGGCCGGCGGTGTTTCGGTCCACGCCCTGCTCCACGGCCTGGAGTCCAGCGGCAGCTCCTTCTGGTGGGCCGGTGCACTGCTGGGCTCGGTCGCCGTCGTCGGCGCCAGCGCCTGGCTGAGCCAAAGGCTTGAGCGCGGCGGCGCTTCCCTCGGGGCCGCTCTGCTGGCGCTGGCCGGCGGCCTGCTCGCCCTCGCTCCCCTCTGA
- the larC gene encoding nickel pincer cofactor biosynthesis protein LarC, with the protein MGALAVVDCPTGLAGNMLLAALFDCGLPEDAVHEPLAALGLGGLYRLQLEERRSVGLRGLHLEVEPLEQQPPHRHWASLREQIQTAPLDPVLRSDVLKVFGVLAEAEAAVHGSAPEQVHFHEVGALDALVDVVGVCAGLRHFGVERLICSPPPAGHGQVTTAHGLLPVPVPAVLELAIRHGVPMASSAGFPPAELTTPTGLALMVALAEGFGAAPALTPSRLGIGLGTRELDRPNQLRLLLAETEVAPGPALQTVVQQQAQIDDATPEDLAFLQEALREAGALEVFAQPVLMKKGRAGSLITALAWPEQAEALRAIWWRFGSSLGVREELQQRWALPRQIEEHQTPWGPVRFKTSTRPDGSVRRKPEFEDLVRLAEERQLPLDQLRQALLQWREEQR; encoded by the coding sequence ATGGGAGCCCTGGCGGTCGTCGATTGCCCGACGGGATTGGCCGGCAACATGCTGCTGGCGGCCCTGTTTGATTGCGGCCTGCCGGAAGACGCGGTCCACGAACCCCTGGCGGCCCTGGGTCTGGGCGGCCTCTATCGCCTGCAGCTCGAGGAGCGGCGCAGCGTGGGTCTGCGGGGGCTGCACCTGGAGGTGGAACCGCTCGAGCAGCAGCCGCCCCACCGCCATTGGGCCAGCCTGCGCGAGCAGATCCAGACCGCCCCGCTGGACCCCGTGCTGCGGAGCGACGTCTTGAAGGTGTTTGGCGTGCTGGCGGAGGCCGAAGCCGCCGTGCATGGGTCGGCACCGGAGCAGGTGCACTTCCACGAGGTGGGTGCCCTCGACGCGCTGGTGGATGTGGTCGGGGTCTGTGCCGGCCTGCGGCACTTCGGCGTGGAGCGCTTGATCTGCAGTCCGCCCCCCGCGGGCCATGGCCAGGTGACGACGGCCCATGGCCTTTTGCCAGTTCCCGTGCCTGCCGTGCTCGAGCTGGCCATACGCCATGGGGTTCCCATGGCCAGCAGCGCTGGCTTTCCCCCGGCTGAACTGACGACCCCCACCGGTTTGGCCTTGATGGTGGCCTTGGCGGAGGGCTTCGGCGCGGCACCGGCCCTCACCCCGAGCCGTCTGGGCATTGGCTTGGGCACGCGGGAGTTGGATCGCCCGAATCAGTTGCGCCTGCTGCTGGCTGAGACGGAGGTTGCCCCCGGGCCCGCCTTGCAGACGGTGGTGCAACAGCAGGCCCAGATCGACGACGCCACCCCGGAGGATCTGGCCTTTCTTCAGGAGGCTCTGCGGGAGGCGGGGGCCTTGGAGGTCTTCGCCCAGCCGGTGCTGATGAAGAAGGGACGCGCCGGCAGCTTGATCACGGCCCTGGCCTGGCCCGAGCAGGCCGAAGCCCTGCGCGCGATTTGGTGGCGCTTCGGCAGCAGCCTGGGGGTGCGGGAAGAGCTGCAGCAGCGCTGGGCCCTGCCCCGCCAGATCGAGGAGCATCAGACCCCTTGGGGCCCGGTGCGCTTCAAGACGTCGACACGGCCGGATGGCAGCGTGCGGCGCAAGCCGGAGTTTGAGGACCTGGTGCGGTTGGCCGAGGAGCGGCAGCTGCCCCTCGATCAGCTGCGCCAGGCCCTGCTGCAGTGGCGGGAGGAGCAGCGGTGA
- a CDS encoding Fur family transcriptional regulator codes for MPAGPVSPVQADALRSSLHDRGQRLTPQRQRVLALFERLGEGSHLSAEEVHQRLLKADERVSLATVYRTLRLLSSMELLCELELPEGGRRFELASDEAHRDHHHLVCARCGHTEEFESEAVLRAGGEAAAQHGFQLLNCVLNVRALCPSCAQQDAEG; via the coding sequence GTGCCTGCTGGTCCTGTCTCCCCGGTGCAGGCCGATGCGTTGCGCAGCTCCCTGCATGACCGGGGCCAGCGTCTGACGCCCCAGCGCCAACGGGTCTTGGCCCTGTTCGAGCGCCTCGGCGAGGGCAGTCACCTGAGCGCTGAGGAGGTGCATCAGCGCCTGCTCAAGGCCGATGAACGGGTCTCCCTGGCCACCGTCTATCGGACGCTGCGGCTCCTGAGTTCGATGGAGCTGCTCTGTGAACTCGAGCTGCCAGAAGGCGGGCGCCGCTTTGAGTTGGCCAGTGATGAGGCCCACCGGGACCATCACCATCTGGTCTGTGCGCGCTGCGGCCACACCGAAGAATTTGAGAGCGAAGCCGTGCTGCGGGCCGGCGGCGAGGCGGCGGCGCAGCACGGCTTCCAGTTGCTCAATTGTGTCTTGAACGTTCGGGCGCTCTGCCCGAGCTGCGCCCAGCAGGACGCCGAGGGCTAA